From a region of the Acidobacteriota bacterium genome:
- a CDS encoding tetratricopeptide repeat protein, giving the protein MLAMLLALATLAAAQLVSATVRGKVTDEQGQPIANAILRFQNPETGRKYDLKTNAKGEYIQVGMQLGRYDCTLIGPDGKQLFSLHGVKADPSNDTVVDIDLRKERQEQSAAPPATPGNAQGKQPAAALPVATKQQKEEMAKIDQENLKIRSLNQMLTQAEAAKTANNLEQAISLMQQATTQAPDKELLWTKLAEYSSAAGKWSDAIEPYQKAIALISAEPPEKQNKAQLAALHNNLGQAFGKTGKPQDAIREYTTAAQVNPASAAQYYFNLGAVLTNHNHPDDANAAFDKAIATDPNYADAYYQKGVNLLQKATVGKDGKMTAPEGTSDALNKYLQLQPTGKYAEGAKQLLATIGAEVETGYKSTKSSKKPR; this is encoded by the coding sequence ATGCTGGCAATGCTCTTGGCGCTGGCAACCCTGGCGGCGGCGCAGCTGGTGAGCGCCACCGTCCGCGGCAAGGTCACGGATGAACAAGGGCAACCGATCGCGAACGCGATCCTGCGCTTTCAGAATCCCGAAACGGGACGCAAGTACGACCTCAAGACCAACGCCAAGGGCGAGTACATCCAGGTCGGTATGCAACTGGGCAGGTACGATTGCACCTTGATCGGCCCCGACGGCAAGCAGCTGTTCTCCCTGCACGGTGTCAAGGCTGACCCGAGCAACGATACCGTGGTCGACATCGACTTGAGGAAGGAGCGGCAAGAGCAGTCCGCCGCGCCCCCCGCCACGCCGGGCAACGCGCAGGGCAAACAGCCGGCCGCAGCGCTTCCCGTCGCGACGAAACAGCAAAAAGAAGAGATGGCAAAGATCGATCAGGAGAACCTAAAGATCCGCAGCCTGAACCAGATGCTCACCCAGGCGGAAGCCGCAAAAACCGCCAACAACCTGGAGCAGGCGATCTCGCTCATGCAGCAGGCGACCACGCAGGCTCCCGACAAAGAGCTGCTCTGGACCAAGCTGGCGGAATACAGCAGCGCCGCCGGAAAGTGGTCTGACGCGATCGAGCCGTACCAGAAGGCGATCGCGCTCATCAGCGCGGAACCGCCGGAAAAGCAGAACAAGGCGCAGCTTGCCGCCCTGCATAACAACCTGGGACAAGCCTTCGGCAAAACCGGCAAGCCGCAGGATGCGATCCGCGAATACACCACGGCAGCACAGGTGAACCCGGCCAGCGCGGCGCAGTATTACTTCAACCTGGGCGCGGTGCTCACCAACCACAACCATCCCGACGACGCGAATGCCGCCTTCGACAAAGCCATCGCCACCGATCCGAACTATGCCGACGCCTACTACCAGAAAGGCGTGAACCTGCTGCAGAAGGCCACCGTCGGCAAAGACGGCAAGATGACCGCGCCGGAAGGCACCTCCGATGCGCTCAACAAGTACCTGCAACTGCAGCCCACCGGCAAGTACGCCGAGGGCGCGAAGCAGTTGCTGGCTACCATCGGGGCCGAGGTCGAGACGGGATACAAATCGACCAAGTCCAGCAAGAAACCGAGATAG
- the queC gene encoding 7-cyano-7-deazaguanine synthase QueC, with protein sequence MAEKARAVVLVSGGMDSAVCAAIAARDFEPAALHVSYGQRTEAREAQAFTAICERLRIAKRMMVRDELLAKIGGSALTDPSIAVPDAEDVVAEIGSKIPVTYVPFRNAHLLAAAVSWAEVLGAKKVLIGAVEQDSSGYPDCRPEFYRAYNEVVRWGTKDGTESGGILIETPLIALRKAEIVRLGVELGAPLDLTWSCYRREDVGCGRCESCVLRRRAFAAAGVQDPIAYAQTVSQ encoded by the coding sequence ATGGCAGAGAAGGCACGCGCAGTGGTCCTGGTGAGCGGAGGCATGGATTCCGCCGTGTGCGCGGCCATTGCCGCCCGCGACTTTGAGCCGGCCGCGCTGCACGTGAGCTACGGACAGCGCACGGAAGCGCGCGAAGCGCAGGCGTTCACGGCGATCTGCGAGCGTTTGCGGATCGCGAAGCGGATGATGGTCCGCGACGAGTTGCTGGCGAAGATCGGCGGCTCGGCGCTCACCGATCCGAGCATCGCCGTGCCGGATGCGGAAGACGTGGTCGCTGAGATCGGCTCGAAGATCCCGGTGACCTACGTGCCCTTCCGCAACGCGCACCTGCTGGCGGCGGCGGTGAGCTGGGCCGAGGTGCTGGGCGCGAAGAAGGTTTTGATCGGCGCGGTGGAGCAGGATAGCTCGGGATATCCCGATTGCCGGCCCGAATTCTACCGCGCCTACAACGAGGTGGTGCGGTGGGGTACGAAGGACGGCACCGAAAGCGGCGGCATCCTGATCGAGACGCCGCTCATCGCCCTGCGCAAGGCAGAGATCGTGCGGCTCGGTGTTGAACTGGGCGCGCCCTTGGATTTAACGTGGTCGTGCTACCGTCGCGAAGATGTGGGGTGTGGCAGGTGCGAGAGCTGCGTGCTGCGCCGCCGGGCATTCGCGGCGGCCGGGGTCCAGGACCCGATCGCGTACGCGCAGACAGTCTCGCAGTGA
- a CDS encoding radical SAM protein: MQITEIYRSLQGESSFAGLPCVFVRLTGCNLRCSWCDSEYTFTGGRRMSAEEIEAEVHRLAPPSSAGKDVAGGKLVEITGGEPMLQERELLPFMQRLVDQGYTVLLETSGERPLANVPKAVHKIVDVKCPHSGAAATFHLENLAALSERDELKFVISDRADYEFARKFVREHVVRQHQPRVKEVLFSPAFRKDARGQRSAEQCLLDPQVLAQWMLEDGLEARLGLQLHKFIWAPETKGV; the protein is encoded by the coding sequence ATGCAAATCACTGAGATCTACAGGTCGTTGCAAGGCGAGAGTTCCTTCGCCGGGCTGCCCTGCGTCTTCGTGCGGCTCACCGGATGCAACCTGCGCTGCTCGTGGTGCGACTCGGAATACACCTTCACCGGCGGCAGAAGAATGTCTGCGGAAGAGATCGAGGCCGAGGTGCATCGCCTCGCGCCGCCCAGCTCGGCCGGGAAAGATGTCGCGGGCGGGAAGCTGGTCGAGATCACCGGCGGCGAGCCGATGTTGCAGGAGCGCGAACTCCTCCCCTTCATGCAGCGGCTGGTAGACCAGGGATACACCGTGCTCCTCGAGACGAGCGGCGAGCGCCCGCTCGCGAATGTGCCGAAAGCCGTCCACAAGATCGTGGACGTGAAGTGTCCGCACTCGGGCGCCGCCGCGACCTTCCACCTGGAGAACCTCGCCGCGCTCAGCGAGCGCGATGAATTGAAGTTCGTGATCAGTGACCGCGCCGACTACGAGTTCGCGCGCAAGTTCGTGCGCGAACACGTCGTCCGCCAACATCAGCCACGCGTGAAAGAAGTGCTGTTCTCGCCCGCGTTCCGCAAAGACGCACGCGGCCAGCGCAGCGCCGAGCAGTGCCTGCTCGATCCCCAGGTCCTGGCGCAGTGGATGCTCGAAGACGGCCTCGAAGCGCGGCTCGGCTTGCAACTGCACAAGTTCATTTGGGCGCCCGAGACCAAGGGTGTGTGA